The following nucleotide sequence is from Neokomagataea tanensis.
GCCGTACGCCACCAAAGAGCGGCACTCCTGCCACAACGCCACGTACACGTGCCACGGCTGCACGGAGACGCACGACGGTCCCGGTCGTGCAGGATTATGCCGGGATGCAAAACTCACCTGAGCGTTTTTTAAATCGCGAACTGTCATGGCTGGATTTCAACCAGCGCGTCATTGAGGAAGCGGAAAGCCTGAAAAATCCGCTGCTGGAGCGCGTACGGTTTTTGTCGATTAGCGCGAGTAATTTGGACGAGTTTTATTCCGTTCGCGTTGCAGGTCTGGTCGGGCAAGTCCGGGAGGGGATGGTTGTCCGTAGCCCGGACGGTCTTGCGCCAGCTCAGCAACTTGCTGCGATTCGTAAAAAAGCACGGTTTTTGATGGAGGAGCAGCAGCGGGTTTGGGGCATTCTGGAGGCCGAATTAAAAGAAACGGGGATCAGTATCCTATCCCCCGATGCTCTAAATGAGGCGGATTATTCCCAGCTGTCGAATATCTTTGACGAGCGGGTCTTCCCTGTCCTTACGCCGCTAGCAGTAGACCCATCACATCCTTTACCGTTTATTCCCAACATGGGTCTGGCGCTGGTGTTGCGCTTGAAAGATGAGGCAACAGGAAGCCCAGTGATGGACGGTCTGGTGCTGTTGCCGACCCAACTCCCACGGTTGCTGCGCTTGCCTGCGCGGGTGGATGCAGAGGGTAAGGCTTCAAGCGAAATTCGTTTTATTCTGCTGGAAGATCTTATTCGTCTTTTTGCTGCCCGCCTGTTTCCCGGCCTTGGCCTCGGGGAGGCCGGTGTTCTGCGCATCATCCGTGATACGGACGTTGAATTCGAAGATGAAGCAGAGGACTTGGTACGCTCTTACGAAACAGCCCTTAAGCAGCGCCGGCGCGGAGTAGGTATCCACTTGGCGCTGGATCGGCGGTTGCCTGAGGAACTGGGCAGAGAGCTGGGGGAAGAACTGGGCGTCAGCGATGAAGATGTCATGGTGCTGCCGGGGTTTGTCGGAGTGGTGGACCTCAAACAACTCATCGTCGATGACCGCCCGGATTTGGTTTTCCCTTCGTATACGCCGCGTTTCCCAGAGCGTATTTTGGATTATGATGGGGATTGCTTTGCGGCAATTCGAGCAAAGGATATCGTCGTACATCACCCGTTTGAAAGTTTTGACGTGGTGGTGCAGTTCTTGCGGCAAGCTGCACGGGACCCGAATGTCCTTTCAATCAAGCAGACTTTGTATCGTACATCGCGCGATAGCCCCATTGTGCAGGCGCTTATTGAAGCGGCCGAATCCGGCAAATCTGTAACAGCGATGGTAGAGCTGAGAGCGCGGTTTGACGAAGAGGCTAATATTCGCTTGTCGCGCGCCCTTGAGGCCGCAGGCGTGCAGGTGGTTTTTGGATTCACGCACCTCAAAACGCATGCGAAGTTAAGTTTGGTCGTCCGGCGGGAAGGCGGGACTTTGCGCTCATATGCCCATTTCGGCACGGGAAATTATCACCCCATTACGGCGCGAATTTATACAGATATCTCATTCTTCACATGCGACCGTACATTGGCGTCTGATTCCGCCCGTTTGTTTAATTACATGACTGGGTATGCAACGCCTGAAAAAATGGATGCATTAGCGTTCTCGCCCATGACAACACGTTCAACGCTTGAAGCGCTGATTCGGGAAGAGATTGCGCACGCTAAAGCTGGGCGTCCTGCTAAAATATGGCTGAAAATGAACAGCCTTGTTGATGCAGAACTGATTGATATTCTCTATGAAGCATCGCAGGCAGGTGTGAAGGTTGTTGGCGTCATCCGAGGCATTTGCTGCTTGCGGCCCGGAGTGCCGGGCCTTTCAGAGAATATTGAGATTAAATCGATTGTTGGTCGTTTCCTCGAGCATTCGCGTATTTATGCTTTTGGCAACGGGCATCGTATGCCGTCCCATCAGGCGAAGTTGTTTATTTCCTCTGCGGACTGGATGGTACGCAACATGGACTGGCGGGTTGAGACCTTGGTGCCCATCACCAACACGACGGTTCACGCGCAGATCCTTGGCCAGATCATGACTGTGAACATGAAAGATACTTTGCAAAGCTGGACGTTGTCTAAAGATGGAAGCTGGCATCGTATGGCGCCAGGGAGTAAGCCCTTTTCCGCACATGAGTACTTCATGTACAACCCCTCCTTGTCTGGGCGTGGCTCGGCTGCACGGGAAAAGGCCTTACCAGAAGGCCGCCATCCGCGTGGGCGACAAGATCGTGTCCTAGAAGACTGAACTGTTAAAGACTGATTGCAATGCCTCCTTTCTCTCAGCGTTCAGCCATTGTTGATCTTGGCTCAAACTCGGTACGTCTCGTTGTATTTGAAGGTGTGGTGCGAAACCCGCTGCCAATTTTCAATGAGAAGGTAACACTTAAGCTCGGTCGTGGACTGGACGCGAGTGGCCACCTCAATGAAGAGGGGGTTGCCCTCGCTATGGATGTGCTCGGGCGCTTCCATACAGTAGCGCGCGCAATGGGGGCTGAACCATTTGAGGTTGTCGCCACTGCTGCAGTGCGCGACGCAAGCAATGGGCCCGACTTCGTGTCCGCCATTCGTGCCCGCATGCCGGGTGTAACCATCCGAGTGCTTGAAGGGACGGAGGAGGCTGATTACTCCGCCCGTGGTGTTCTCTGTTCCTTGCCTGAAGCTAACGGTCTTGTTGCCGATATTGGCGGTGGTTCGCTGGAGTTGATACACGTTGCGGATAGCCAGTATCATGAGGCAGTAACTACCAAGCTCGGCGTTATTCGTTTGCAGGATAGGGCTCAGGGCAGCGTCGAGCGTGCACGAGAGATAGCTGACGAAATGCTGTCTGAGGTCAATTGGTTGCCGGGTATGACCGGGCGCCCACTTTACCTTGTGGGTGGGGCGTTCCGTGCACTGGCGCGTTTGCAAATTGCCAGAACGCGTTATCCGCTGAGCTTGGTGCATTTATTCACTCTTTCAGAGGGTGAATGCCGCGAAATGGTTGATTGGGTGGTAGACGCGCCACGCCGTACGCTCGAAAAACTACCAAACTCCCCTCGCAAACGCCTTGGTGATGCGCCATTCGCTGCCACTGTCCTGCGCAGCCTGATGGAGAGGGTACGCCCCTCAAAGGTTGTTTTCAGCATCGATGGTTTGCGGGAAGGCTGGTACATGAAGCATGTGGCGTCATCCGTTGCGGGTGGTGACCCTATGACAGCGCTTGCCAATGACATGGCCGGTCGTTTGGCGCGAAACCCTGATTTATCACATGCGCTGGTCGGTTGGACGGCACCTCTTTTCCCAGATGAAACGCCAGTACAAAAACGCCTCCGAACACTGGCCTGTACGCTGTCAGATATTGGCTCCTACGATCATCCTGAATACCGTGGAGAGCAGACATATCAGCGGGTTATGCATTGCCACGGCGTTGGGTTTGAGCATAGCGCACGCGCTTTCATTGGCCTGACATTGGCCGTGCGTTACGAAGTTCCTACGGACTCAGCGCTGATTGAACCGTCACGCTATTTATTGTCCCGCACAGAAGTGGACCGTGCGACCCGTTTGGGCCAAGCGCTGCGCCTTGCCTATGCTTTATGTGCAGGCACGACAGTCCTTCTGGAAGAATGCCGTATTCTTGTTGAAGATGAAAAACTGGTCCTAATCCTTGGGGCGCGCTCTGTGCGGGCTGCGGGGAGCAATGTACGCCGCCGTTTAGAGCGACTTGCTGCATTTATGGGCCTTACAGCCGAGATGCGGGAAGAATAAGCCGGTTTTCAACTAGGCTTTTCTCTATTGCGCTTACCCCGCCGGGTGTCTTTATGGGGCGTCCCGGCGGGTAAATTGCTTTCTGTAGCCGCTTGGCGGAATGCCAACATATTTTGAAAAATGAAGCCTGAGATTGTCGGCACTGCCAAGGCCGACGGCGGAGGCAATTTGCTCCATGGGTAAAATGGTAGTCTCGAGCAGGTCTTTAGCGGCGGCAACGCGTTGGGAAATGAGCCAAAGCCCAAAGCTTGATCCAGTCGATGCCCGGAACTGACGGGCAAGCGTTCTTTCGCTGACCATAGCAAGCTGTGCCAGAGACTTTACGCTCCATGGTTGGGTAAGGTTTGCACGAATGGTATCGAGCGCTCTGGCAAGGTGATTATCCGGCCGGGCATTTACAGGTTTTTCTATGAACTGCGTCTGGCCACCATTGCGGTGAGCAGCAACAACCATTCTGCGGGCGACTTGGTTGGCAATCTCCGCACCAAAATCCTGCCGTACTACATGTAGCAGCATATCAATCCCGGCAGCTGAACCAGCCGATGTCAGCAAACGGCCATTATCAACATACAAGACGTTGGGATCTACGAGAACAGCCGGGTAAAGCACTTGGAGGCGCTGGGCATACCGCCAATGCGTTGTGGCCCTTTGACCATTGAGCATACCGAGGGCTGCCGGCAAAAAAGCGCCCGAGCAAATCGTAACGATACGGGCACCCCGGTGGTACGCGGCAAGGAGGGCGGTGCTGAGTTTTTCAGAGGGAGTGTTGCCGCTAGTGTTCCAGCCCGGAATTACAATGGTGCTGGCGTGCTCAAGCACTTCAAGGCCTGCACTTACGTTTACACCAAAGCCTGCATTGGTTTGCACCAGTCCGGGGTGTTCGGCACAAACGGTAAATTTGTACCATTCCGCGCCCAGTTCGGGGCGGTCCAAGCCGAAGATTTCGGCGGTAATGCCAAACTCAAAAGCGCACAAACCTTCATAGGCGAGAGCGACGACAAGGCGATTCAACGAGGGACGCTGGTTTGGCATGATCCTCATGTTAATTGGCTGGAAAGCCGGTGGCGAGGGGGATCATTCTCGGGACAATATTATTCGTTACTTAAGGAAGAAACGTGATGAATAATGTCCTTAGCACTGCACCAGCTCCCTCTGTGGAGGCTGCGCGGCATTTTGCAGATATTTTGGCTTATGAAACAGATTGCTGGGACACGCATGATGCACTCCAGAAGCCTGCACCTGGTTTTGTTCTGCTCGACGTGAGGGCGCCGGATTTATTTGCTCAAGGGCACATTGCGGGAGCTATTAATATGCCGCATGGCAAGATTATCGCGTCCAAGATGAATCTTTGGCCGGAAAATACGTTGTTCGTTACTTATTGTGCGGGCCCGCACTGCAACGGTGCTGCACGGGCCGCTTTGAGGTTGGCTAATTTGGGACGGCCGGTAAAAATGATGGCTGGCGGCGTGACCGGCTGGTTAGATGAGGGGTTTTCTCTTCAAAAGGGCGACGGCAACGGTCTTTGACCGAAAGTCATAAGCCCAAAGCACGTTTCAACCCTGCGCGATCTTCTTTTACTTCGAAGCCCGGATGGCCTGATTGGAATAGGGTCGCTGTTGCGAGGTTCCCCGTCAGTACCGGGTCAAAACCCATTTCTTGGGCGAGGCTTTGGACCGTATGAACGGCTTCGGGCTGGTCACCGGCAATAGGAATCGCAAGGAGCGGGGCTGGCCGGGCAGCCTCCGCACCGAGTACCGACATATCAATGGAGTTAAATGCGCGCACCAGATATGCGCCGGGGAAGAAACTCTGGCTCAGTCGTCCAATTCCCTGGGCATCGGCTTTAGCGGCCAAGCTGCCATCACGGAACCAATAGGCGTTGGTCGGGTCGATAAGCGTCTTCCCGCGCAGTAGGGGGGCAAGTTCTTGCCCGACGGATGGCAGCGCTTTGTAAGGCACAGCAAGCAGAACAATATCGCCGAAGGTTGCAGCGTTTTGCGGCGTACCTGCTGAAGCAAGAGAGCCGAGTGCACTGGCGGCCGATTGTGCTTCTTCAATGTGCCTTGCTGAAAACATAACGGGATGCCCTGCCTTAACCAGCAGTGAGCCTAGAGTTTGGGC
It contains:
- the ftrA gene encoding transcriptional regulator FtrA, with the translated sequence MPNQRPSLNRLVVALAYEGLCAFEFGITAEIFGLDRPELGAEWYKFTVCAEHPGLVQTNAGFGVNVSAGLEVLEHASTIVIPGWNTSGNTPSEKLSTALLAAYHRGARIVTICSGAFLPAALGMLNGQRATTHWRYAQRLQVLYPAVLVDPNVLYVDNGRLLTSAGSAAGIDMLLHVVRQDFGAEIANQVARRMVVAAHRNGGQTQFIEKPVNARPDNHLARALDTIRANLTQPWSVKSLAQLAMVSERTLARQFRASTGSSFGLWLISQRVAAAKDLLETTILPMEQIASAVGLGSADNLRLHFSKYVGIPPSGYRKQFTRRDAP
- a CDS encoding NADPH-dependent F420 reductase yields the protein MMMNRRAVLQKITALALISSVTTRALAATPSKIGIIGAGTVAQTLGSLLVKAGHPVMFSARHIEEAQSAASALGSLASAGTPQNAATFGDIVLLAVPYKALPSVGQELAPLLRGKTLIDPTNAYWFRDGSLAAKADAQGIGRLSQSFFPGAYLVRAFNSIDMSVLGAEAARPAPLLAIPIAGDQPEAVHTVQSLAQEMGFDPVLTGNLATATLFQSGHPGFEVKEDRAGLKRALGL
- a CDS encoding rhodanese-like domain-containing protein; the protein is MNNVLSTAPAPSVEAARHFADILAYETDCWDTHDALQKPAPGFVLLDVRAPDLFAQGHIAGAINMPHGKIIASKMNLWPENTLFVTYCAGPHCNGAARAALRLANLGRPVKMMAGGVTGWLDEGFSLQKGDGNGL
- a CDS encoding Ppx/GppA family phosphatase, translating into MPPFSQRSAIVDLGSNSVRLVVFEGVVRNPLPIFNEKVTLKLGRGLDASGHLNEEGVALAMDVLGRFHTVARAMGAEPFEVVATAAVRDASNGPDFVSAIRARMPGVTIRVLEGTEEADYSARGVLCSLPEANGLVADIGGGSLELIHVADSQYHEAVTTKLGVIRLQDRAQGSVERAREIADEMLSEVNWLPGMTGRPLYLVGGAFRALARLQIARTRYPLSLVHLFTLSEGECREMVDWVVDAPRRTLEKLPNSPRKRLGDAPFAATVLRSLMERVRPSKVVFSIDGLREGWYMKHVASSVAGGDPMTALANDMAGRLARNPDLSHALVGWTAPLFPDETPVQKRLRTLACTLSDIGSYDHPEYRGEQTYQRVMHCHGVGFEHSARAFIGLTLAVRYEVPTDSALIEPSRYLLSRTEVDRATRLGQALRLAYALCAGTTVLLEECRILVEDEKLVLILGARSVRAAGSNVRRRLERLAAFMGLTAEMREE
- a CDS encoding RNA degradosome polyphosphate kinase; this encodes MQNSPERFLNRELSWLDFNQRVIEEAESLKNPLLERVRFLSISASNLDEFYSVRVAGLVGQVREGMVVRSPDGLAPAQQLAAIRKKARFLMEEQQRVWGILEAELKETGISILSPDALNEADYSQLSNIFDERVFPVLTPLAVDPSHPLPFIPNMGLALVLRLKDEATGSPVMDGLVLLPTQLPRLLRLPARVDAEGKASSEIRFILLEDLIRLFAARLFPGLGLGEAGVLRIIRDTDVEFEDEAEDLVRSYETALKQRRRGVGIHLALDRRLPEELGRELGEELGVSDEDVMVLPGFVGVVDLKQLIVDDRPDLVFPSYTPRFPERILDYDGDCFAAIRAKDIVVHHPFESFDVVVQFLRQAARDPNVLSIKQTLYRTSRDSPIVQALIEAAESGKSVTAMVELRARFDEEANIRLSRALEAAGVQVVFGFTHLKTHAKLSLVVRREGGTLRSYAHFGTGNYHPITARIYTDISFFTCDRTLASDSARLFNYMTGYATPEKMDALAFSPMTTRSTLEALIREEIAHAKAGRPAKIWLKMNSLVDAELIDILYEASQAGVKVVGVIRGICCLRPGVPGLSENIEIKSIVGRFLEHSRIYAFGNGHRMPSHQAKLFISSADWMVRNMDWRVETLVPITNTTVHAQILGQIMTVNMKDTLQSWTLSKDGSWHRMAPGSKPFSAHEYFMYNPSLSGRGSAAREKALPEGRHPRGRQDRVLED